Sequence from the Bremerella volcania genome:
CTACGACGTCAACTTGTCAACCTGCCGCAACCGTGCGGTGTGGCGACGTGCCACGATGAATTTTCGCATGAAGTTGTTGAATGCGCCAAGCGGGAAGGAATCGCGGTCCCGTTCGGTATGTCGGTGGTGGGCGTTAACGATTGCAGATTGATATGCGATACGACCTTGCCACCGTTGTCGAGCATTACTCAGAACGCTGAACGCATTGGATTCCTAGCGGCGGAATTGTTAGATCAAATGATTCACGGAAAGCAGGTTCCTTCCGAACCGCTTCTGGTTTCGCCCGGACCAATTGTCAAACGACGCTCGTCCGAATTCCTTGCCTTTGACGATGCAGAAGTTGCGAAAGCCATTGAATTTATTCGCATGCGTTGTGGCTACCCCATCACAGTTACCGACATTGTAGAAAGATCGGGGCTTTGTCGCAAAACGCTGGAACACCGTTTTGAATCCGTCGTTGGGCACTCGATCGCCAAAGAGATTCGACTGACACGGATGCGCCATTCGCAGCACTTGCTGGCATCGACGTCCTTGAGCATCGTCGACATTGCCGTTCGTAGTGGGTTTGAAAGCACCAGCGGATTTGTTCGTGCCTTCCGCGAGTATACCGGCAAGACCCCAACTCAATACCGAAGCGCATAGCTGGCCCGATTTATTGATGTATGCGCCCTAAATCGAATGCCTCTGCCAGCCATTTTGCCACGAATTCCGAGACTTCCGCTGGTCGCCCCTATCGGATTGGATGCGCAGACGTCAATAGAAGCTTTGGTCGTCCGGTGCCCTCCCCCAAGCAAAACCCTTTTCGTGAATGTTCTCTGTTTGCGATTCCGCGTTATCTATCGTTAGAAAAGGAACTAAGAAGTTCCGAGTCCATTCGGTCCACCCTACATTGAACCGAAACCTTTACGCAGTTGCGTGGGCTTTGCGCCCTGGACACAACCCTTCGCGAACTGAGAAGGACTACAAGTTGTCGCCGACATCCAGCACAAATCGCGGCTGGGCGGAATCCTGATGGTGTTTGACGACTCGGAAAAGATTTACAGTGCGATATGTGCAGGGGCCAATGGATACCTGCTCAAGGGAGAAGACATTGATGAAATTGTCAAGTCAATTCGTTGTACGCTGATTGGAGAGGCCTCTATCTCTCCGTCAGTTGCAAGTAAGATCCTCCAATCTTTCCATCAACGGAAGACGTCTTCGGACGATCTTGACCTGACTCCGCGCGAACGAGACTGCCTACACGGGCTAGTGAAAGGCAAGATAAAACGAGAAATCGCCGAGGAGTTGGAAGTCAGCTTTAGTACGATCGACTACCATGTTCGCAACATCTATGACAAGCTACACGTCAACAACCGCGTTTCACTGATAAACAAGGTTAATCGCAGACGGATGTTCACTTTTACGGGATGCCGCTCGATCAAAAAATTTGGATTCGCGACAAAAAAGGGACACCCTGGAATGGATGCCCTTTTAGCACTTGCACCGTGCGCAATGATCCGCAAAGGCGGACAAGCAGTACGTCCTTTTACTTCGATTCAACTTCGAGGTGAAACTCGTTCTCTTCTCCGTTAGCAACTCTCGCTTCAAAAGTTGTCTGGCCAGTGCTGAACCGCTTGGGGAGCAGTGCCTTTCCGGTGCTCTCGTCTGTCTTCTTACAAAAACAACATCCCCCGCTCGCTATATGGACTCACATACCCCACATGCTAAGTCGCCAAGTCAACTGCCATGACGAGCGCGACAATCCCATCGAGTCATTTCCTCGGCAGATAAAATCGGTGGATCAACGTCCCACCTAGGCAAGAGCGTATTTAGGAGATTCGGCAAGGTCGATATTCCATCGCTTGAGGTACTTTTGGATTAACTCGACGCGTTCCGGACGAGCGCTCAGGCTGCACGAGCGGGGATACGCGATATCGAAACTTTGCTTTGCCGGTTTGCGATCATCCAACGCACGGAACTTAAATTGGAATGTGACGAGGATTAAGCCGGGCACGAAGCGTGTAGCGGCCGCACATGAAGCCTATCCTTGCTTGCTGTAATTTGCTGATTGATGCTTGACAGAAAGTGTACATGCGTACATATTCATTGCCGAGGAAGCAGCAATGAGTACTGATCATCATTTTAACGACCCCAGACAAAC
This genomic interval carries:
- a CDS encoding LuxR C-terminal-related transcriptional regulator, yielding MVFDDSEKIYSAICAGANGYLLKGEDIDEIVKSIRCTLIGEASISPSVASKILQSFHQRKTSSDDLDLTPRERDCLHGLVKGKIKREIAEELEVSFSTIDYHVRNIYDKLHVNNRVSLINKVNRRRMFTFTGCRSIKKFGFATKKGHPGMDALLALAPCAMIRKGGQAVRPFTSIQLRGETRSLLR
- a CDS encoding AraC family transcriptional regulator gives rise to the protein MPHQIALAVIPCSDNQSRMLRGILKYAAETSRLQVIKNAAVPYISWNYLKDCRPDGVVAYAESRQQIAILQSLQVPAVNLNLLMPPTDGVAVVHSDNFEIGWRLADHLIEVGLRNFAFAGHFAWYHNQLRREGFLSRLSQSDFDATSIDIAFDVNKSNLQDGLPFRQIDQENLRRQLVNLPQPCGVATCHDEFSHEVVECAKREGIAVPFGMSVVGVNDCRLICDTTLPPLSSITQNAERIGFLAAELLDQMIHGKQVPSEPLLVSPGPIVKRRSSEFLAFDDAEVAKAIEFIRMRCGYPITVTDIVERSGLCRKTLEHRFESVVGHSIAKEIRLTRMRHSQHLLASTSLSIVDIAVRSGFESTSGFVRAFREYTGKTPTQYRSA